TTTAAAATGTCTTTCTTTTGTCACTTCAAATGATTGGGTTCATTAATCTTAACCATTCATTCAATGCTTGAGTTTGCATCCACTGCTCACATCCCTATCCACCATTATacatattgatatatttattatttttgtttttatttctaagATTAACAACTTTGGAACATAAAATGATTAGGGAGTAGAGCATGAATGCAAGAACAACTTTTGAACTTAAACATTAAGATTGAAATGGTCTAAATCAGATCAAGTGATTTACTTGTGTGTTGGGTGTATCCCAGAAGCCCACATCAAATGGAAAATCACCCTCACCTCCCTGGATTTGTTCAATCATACCATCCATGGGTCCCTTTTTCTGTGTTGCAGTTTCTTCTGTCCTGAGGCTTGCGATAAGCATCTCTCCAGAAGCCGAAAAGTCAGTTTCTTGATCCATTTGAGCATGCTCAGCTAACAGGCTTTCCCACCATATGATGTCATCATTCGGTTGTGGTGAAGTGGATGATGGCTTCCTGGAAGTACTGACTTGTGTGTCAAAAGTATCCACAGCTGTAGTTTTTAGTTCAAACCTTGGCAAGGCTTTGGAGAACTTGTGAGGGTGAGGCTTTATAGCTTTGGTTTTAGAATGTGTTTGGGGTTTATCTCTCCCTTCTTCCTGGAACTGAACCTCCTTTTTGAAGTGGTGACTATGCCAATAGTTCTTGACATCATTAGCAGTCCTCCCTGGAAGCCTACCCGCAATCAAGGACCATCTATACACGCACAACATCAGACAAAGTATCAACTGAACAGCTCTTTTGTAAGTTCTGAACAGCTTCAGAACTAATATAATATCATTATCAAGCTAGTACTTGAGTTATTATAGACTTGCCTGTTCCCCAACAAATTGTGAAGCCTAATCATGAGATCAACCTCGTCTAATGCAAACTCTCCTCTCTTGATATCCGGCTTCAAATAATTGAGCCATCTCAACCTGCAGCTTTTTCGGCATCTATTCAACCCTGCAAACTCAAGAAAATGAAACTCTTTAAGCAAAACAGAagtaaaaaaacacaaataaatactGATCCCTTTCTCTTTCATGTTACCTGCTCGGAGGGGAACCAGATGCCACTTTCCTTCTCCATATTTCTCAATGCATTTCCTCAGGAGAACATCCTCTTCTTGGATCCATGCACCCTTTCTAACTCCTAAGCTCTCCATCGAGTCAACTCAACACAAGAGACCGGCTCCTTCTCTAATTATTGATTGATATATAACAACCTCGAACCTGTTCTATCTCATGACTCGGACACCAGACCCCTAATTGGTTTATTCGACACGTTTCTTATGGTGCATTACTGGCTTCCAAATGCGCTGGAGTTCATGGACAAAGGGTGTGTGTTGTTGTTACCTCGCGTCTTTGGCGGTCCACGTAGTAACCAGATGGATGGACGCGTGATCTCAACTCATAAAGGTTTTTGATCCAGTCGTCATTCCTGcaagaaggcatccggacagggtgtctgGACGCatcctccgatggttttgttagccatggttagagagaggaATATAAATTAGTTGGCCTTTTACCAGGTATTAAGAAGTTACCAGGAGGATCcccttcttcttcgtgcgaaggcatatatatacagcttcaggggtactgttcctctcattaatggcgaggagatattttatgtttgtcatgatgacattcggaggcagcatggtcatcgccaccctactggcggctgtcagaaaccgtggtaggtgatgctgctGTCTAGATATCGTGGGAaatgatcatgtagaatgatcgtgggaagtgacttgttgtcacctcgacccgtcctttcactctgcagatgatgggatgtgggccatggctggttgtcgtgatagcgtgtaagacttgctttactttaattgatgatcCGGACGATTAAATCCGGATGGTCACATGCTGACTATCCGGATTGTATAGTGGAGCAGATACATTATGAAGGTTGTCCGGATGTCTATGCTCTgtcagcgtcgtttgctcttccttggacaGAAGAAGCTGAAACGTCATGTGcttttccttgaggcggtccggataggagaaccATCATCATGCGTATCCTTaagggaatccggatgatgatggtccggctgataacacgtgctgCGTGTCACTGTGaggtgcgtgccacgtgtttcccagagggaggggtccctacattgcccccctttttaacttgcctattttgccaaaaaatgggcgggttaaaaaataactggctttttgaattttgaagaggTCTCTTCGTCTGACTGAGCCAC
This DNA window, taken from Vitis vinifera cultivar Pinot Noir 40024 chromosome 2, ASM3070453v1, encodes the following:
- the LOC100233098 gene encoding transcription factor MYB1 → MESLGVRKGAWIQEEDVLLRKCIEKYGEGKWHLVPLRAGLNRCRKSCRLRWLNYLKPDIKRGEFALDEVDLMIRLHNLLGNRWSLIAGRLPGRTANDVKNYWHSHHFKKEVQFQEEGRDKPQTHSKTKAIKPHPHKFSKALPRFELKTTAVDTFDTQVSTSRKPSSTSPQPNDDIIWWESLLAEHAQMDQETDFSASGEMLIASLRTEETATQKKGPMDGMIEQIQGGEGDFPFDVGFWDTPNTQVNHLI